One region of Flavobacterium pisciphilum genomic DNA includes:
- a CDS encoding outer membrane beta-barrel family protein has protein sequence MKLKIIMLLLIGVITSVQAQNSGSISGKVLEKTTNSPISYATIAVKGEGKTIASGVTDDKGDFTLKNIPLKNYILEIQYIGFKSYKANLFFSESKKEYTFKVALEEEATQLKGVNIVSERSTIEQKIDRKVITVGKDLTTAGASASDIMNNIPSVNVDQDGKLSLRGNSNVRVLIDGRPSNIDPAQLLKQIPSTSIKKIELITNPSAKYNPEGMSGIINIVLHKNANNGFNGNFNAGITFGETAKYNNSLDLNYKVGKVNFFGTAGRNFGLYANDGLINRLDTPLTQNIDVKSDNDSHLYKIGMDYYINDNNTISVYTNQNAFDGFTKINTDINYGIDTKNIYEKSKYDSENTNNTYNIAYKHLFKKEGHTLDVEGNYNDFKQPQTTYFDRKATDNTGNSTTSIYNDYIKDVRKNSTLNIDYVNPLDKKTTLEAGAEARITRTTNDYATENPLIAPTERLSNYTYDIDIYSAYVTFGQKFKKFSYQLGARFESYKVEANLNHGQSTFKDDYITLYPSAYFTYNLNDNNTFQFSYSRRVDRPSLEQTKPIREFSTPLVTSLGNPELRPQFTNSVEINYTKIFGKSTFTAGVYVRSINDQISRTLKPDDSDPTNQKQIMSYANFDRNTAYGFEMSANYKATKWLDVQPSIDFSSIKQRGIIFITDPITNIPTTENKEISANSFNARLNANFKANKRLSFLLFGFYRGAVDGIQNNSHDMYKMDAGTRYTLLDNKMTLSLRFNDIFDTMKYAFDSTNPYPQTGKFTWESQTVYFGLSYNFGGGKNKSLQRKQREDNTNKGGGGMF, from the coding sequence ATGAAACTTAAAATTATCATGTTATTGCTTATCGGAGTAATAACATCGGTACAAGCTCAAAATTCTGGAAGTATTTCTGGAAAAGTACTTGAGAAAACCACTAATTCCCCAATATCTTATGCTACCATTGCTGTAAAAGGTGAAGGAAAAACAATTGCTAGTGGAGTAACTGATGACAAAGGAGATTTTACTTTAAAAAACATCCCCTTAAAAAACTACATTTTAGAAATACAATACATCGGCTTTAAATCATACAAAGCCAATCTTTTCTTTAGTGAATCAAAAAAAGAATACACTTTTAAAGTTGCTCTTGAAGAAGAAGCTACGCAACTTAAAGGCGTAAACATTGTTAGCGAACGTTCTACTATTGAACAAAAAATCGATCGAAAAGTTATTACTGTTGGTAAAGATCTTACTACTGCTGGTGCTTCGGCTTCAGATATTATGAACAATATTCCTTCGGTAAATGTAGATCAGGATGGTAAATTATCATTGCGTGGTAACTCAAATGTACGTGTATTAATTGACGGAAGACCATCAAATATTGACCCTGCTCAATTGCTTAAACAAATTCCATCAACATCAATCAAAAAAATTGAATTAATCACTAATCCAAGTGCTAAATACAACCCAGAAGGAATGTCTGGAATTATTAATATCGTTTTGCATAAAAATGCGAATAATGGTTTTAATGGAAACTTCAATGCTGGAATAACTTTTGGAGAAACTGCAAAATACAATAATTCATTAGACTTGAATTACAAGGTTGGAAAAGTAAATTTCTTTGGAACTGCTGGACGTAATTTTGGGCTTTATGCTAATGACGGTCTAATTAACAGATTAGACACCCCTTTAACTCAAAATATCGATGTCAAAAGCGATAATGATTCTCACCTTTATAAAATTGGTATGGATTATTACATCAATGACAACAATACTATTTCGGTGTACACCAATCAAAATGCATTTGATGGTTTTACAAAAATAAATACTGATATTAATTACGGCATCGATACTAAAAACATTTATGAAAAATCAAAGTATGATTCTGAAAATACTAATAACACGTATAATATAGCATACAAGCATCTTTTCAAAAAAGAAGGCCATACTCTTGATGTTGAAGGAAATTACAATGATTTCAAACAACCTCAAACTACTTATTTTGACAGAAAAGCTACTGATAATACCGGAAATTCAACTACATCAATTTACAACGATTACATAAAAGATGTTAGAAAAAATAGCACATTAAATATTGATTATGTCAATCCATTAGACAAAAAAACAACGCTTGAAGCTGGTGCCGAAGCAAGAATTACAAGAACTACAAATGATTACGCTACCGAAAATCCTCTAATTGCACCTACAGAGCGACTTTCAAATTATACGTATGATATTGATATTTATTCTGCTTATGTAACTTTTGGTCAGAAATTCAAAAAATTCAGCTACCAATTAGGAGCACGCTTTGAGAGTTATAAAGTTGAAGCTAATTTAAATCATGGACAATCTACATTTAAAGATGATTATATTACACTATACCCATCTGCTTATTTCACCTATAACCTAAATGATAACAATACATTTCAATTTAGCTATAGCCGCCGTGTAGACCGCCCAAGTTTAGAACAAACAAAACCAATCCGTGAGTTTTCGACTCCATTGGTAACTTCATTAGGGAATCCAGAATTAAGACCACAATTCACTAATTCTGTTGAAATAAACTATACCAAAATTTTTGGCAAAAGCACTTTTACAGCTGGAGTTTACGTAAGAAGCATTAATGACCAAATTAGCCGTACGCTAAAACCTGATGATAGTGATCCTACAAATCAGAAACAAATTATGAGTTATGCAAATTTCGACCGCAATACCGCATATGGTTTCGAAATGTCTGCAAATTACAAAGCTACCAAATGGTTGGACGTTCAACCCTCTATCGATTTTTCAAGCATAAAACAACGAGGAATTATTTTTATCACTGACCCGATAACTAATATCCCAACTACAGAAAACAAAGAAATTAGCGCTAACTCTTTTAATGCTAGACTTAATGCAAACTTTAAAGCCAACAAGCGTTTGAGTTTCTTATTATTTGGTTTTTACAGAGGTGCTGTTGACGGAATACAAAACAACAGTCATGACATGTACAAAATGGATGCTGGTACTCGTTACACTTTGCTAGACAATAAAATGACTTTAAGCTTACGTTTTAACGATATCTTTGATACTATGAAATACGCTTTCGATTCAACAAACCCTTATCCTCAAACAGGAAAATTTACATGGGAAAGTCAAACTGTTTATTTTGGTCTTAGCTACAACTTTGGTGGTGGTAAAAACAAAAGTTTGCAACGCAAGCAAAGAGAAGACAACACGAATAAAGGTGGTGGAGGAATGTTTTAA
- a CDS encoding copper homeostasis protein CutC codes for MKKSQLEIACFNLDSVEIAQANGVNRIELCVNMKEGGTTPSLSLVQAAREKATIDLNVIIRPRGGDFVYSDIEFQEMKESIIEYKNCKVDGFVFGNLKSDGSVNIEQNTELINLAAPLPCTFHRAFDVVSNVVKSLEDVINCGFKTILTSGQGKDVVEGIDVLVDVVQKANNRIVIMPGGGLRSSNIGLLKEKLGNTFFHSSAITDSGETASAIEINALKAQL; via the coding sequence ATGAAAAAAAGCCAATTAGAGATTGCGTGTTTTAATCTTGATTCTGTAGAAATTGCTCAAGCAAATGGAGTAAACAGAATTGAGTTATGTGTTAATATGAAAGAAGGGGGGACGACCCCAAGTTTAAGTTTAGTTCAGGCTGCAAGAGAAAAAGCAACGATTGATTTAAATGTTATTATCAGACCACGTGGTGGAGATTTTGTTTATAGCGATATCGAATTTCAGGAAATGAAAGAAAGTATAATCGAATATAAAAACTGCAAGGTTGATGGGTTTGTATTCGGAAATCTTAAAAGTGATGGGAGTGTCAATATAGAGCAAAATACTGAGTTAATTAATTTGGCAGCTCCGCTTCCTTGTACATTTCATCGTGCTTTTGATGTTGTTTCAAATGTGGTTAAATCTCTTGAAGATGTAATTAATTGTGGGTTTAAAACAATCTTAACGTCAGGACAAGGTAAAGATGTTGTAGAAGGGATTGACGTTCTTGTTGATGTAGTTCAAAAAGCGAATAATAGAATTGTAATTATGCCAGGGGGAGGGCTTCGGTCTTCGAATATAGGACTGCTAAAAGAAAAACTTGGAAATACTTTTTTTCATTCATCAGCGATTACTGACTCTGGAGAAACAGCAAGTGCAATAGAAATTAATGCTTTAAAAGCACAGTTATAA
- a CDS encoding 3-oxoacyl-ACP synthase III family protein, whose amino-acid sequence MYHSKIAGLGYYVPSNVVTNDDLSKIMDTNDEWIQERTGIEERRHIIRGEDTTTSMGVKAAEIAIQRSGVAKEDIDFVVFATLSPDYYFPGPGVLVQRDLGLKTVGALDVRNQCSGFVYAISVADQYIKTGMYKNVLVIGSEVHSTGLDMTTRGRGVSVIFGDGAGAAVLSREEDSTKGILSTHLHSEGQHAEELSLTAPGMGARWVTDIIADNDPNDESYFPYMNGQFVFKNAVVRFAEVINEGLAANNLQVSDIDMLIPHQANLRISQFIQKKFGLNDDQVYNNIQKYGNTTAASIPIALTEAWEQGKIKSGDTVVLAAFGSGFTWGSVIIKW is encoded by the coding sequence ATGTATCATTCAAAAATAGCGGGATTAGGATATTATGTCCCTTCAAATGTAGTGACCAACGACGATTTGTCAAAAATAATGGATACTAACGACGAGTGGATACAAGAAAGAACAGGAATTGAAGAGCGTAGACATATTATTCGTGGAGAAGATACTACAACTTCAATGGGAGTAAAAGCTGCGGAAATAGCTATTCAACGTTCAGGAGTAGCAAAAGAAGATATCGATTTTGTTGTTTTTGCAACATTAAGTCCAGACTATTATTTTCCAGGTCCAGGAGTCTTGGTGCAACGTGATTTAGGATTAAAAACTGTTGGAGCATTAGATGTAAGAAATCAATGTTCAGGTTTTGTATATGCTATTTCAGTAGCCGATCAATATATTAAAACAGGGATGTACAAAAATGTTCTAGTAATTGGTTCAGAAGTACATTCAACTGGTTTGGATATGACAACTAGAGGAAGAGGAGTTTCTGTGATTTTTGGAGATGGAGCAGGAGCAGCAGTTTTAAGTAGAGAAGAAGATTCTACAAAAGGAATATTATCTACACATTTACATTCAGAAGGACAACATGCGGAAGAACTATCTTTAACAGCGCCAGGAATGGGAGCACGTTGGGTAACAGATATCATAGCAGATAATGATCCAAATGATGAAAGTTATTTTCCTTATATGAATGGACAATTTGTATTTAAAAATGCAGTAGTTCGTTTTGCAGAAGTAATTAATGAAGGTTTGGCAGCTAATAATTTACAGGTTTCGGATATTGATATGTTGATTCCACATCAGGCAAACTTGAGAATTTCTCAATTTATTCAAAAGAAATTCGGCTTGAATGATGATCAGGTATATAACAATATCCAAAAATATGGTAATACAACAGCGGCATCTATTCCAATTGCATTGACAGAAGCTTGGGAACAAGGAAAAATTAAATCTGGAGATACTGTGGTTCTTGCTGCATTTGGTAGTGGATTTACATGGGGAAGCGTAATTATCAAATGGTAA
- a CDS encoding alpha/beta hydrolase family protein: MKLKIILFLFLNLGLVASAQENLTYQKPSKSILDLADYERAPSVSMDTKKEYMLLSYRNTYKTLDDLNQEELRLAGLRINPVTNISSTVTYVKNLKLRKISDTKEIEIANLPTNPQISYTSWSPNNKKILFANTTKTGVELWIIDVPTAKATKLTDATLNANIGTPFSWFNDNETILVKMLPKNRPALLDSKKDLPTGPIVSNADGSKSQNRTYADMLKNKNDEANFENIITSEIYKVNINGTATLFKNAAMYASERISPDGNFVMLTTIQKPFSYIVPLSRFPSKSVVYESNGTEVKTVNEVPLYEIMPKGFMAVRKGKREMSWRNDKPATLSYVEALDEGNPANKVDFRDEVFLWNAPFNTEATSLAKTPQRYSDIIWGNDNTAILTDEWYDTRNTKTYLINPADPAQKPRLIFDRNSQDIYSNPGNFEYKKNQYNRYVLAIENDNAFLLGEGFTKDGQFPFISELNLKTLKTKRLYTSSFKDKKEDILSIEDFKTGKVLVQIQSKNDYPNYYFRNIKKQNSLTQVTFFKNPFESIKDVSKEVIKYKRKDGVQLSGTLYLPAGYDKVKKEKLPLLIWAYPAEYKDKNSAGQSSQNPNEFTFPYYGSFIYWVTKGYIVLDDASFPIIGEGTTEPNDNFITQLVDDAEAAINAVDALGYINKKKVAIGGHSYGAFMTANLLTHSNLFACGIARSGAYNRTLTPFGFQTEQRNYWEVPDVYNTMSPFMHADKMKTPLLLVHGEADNNPGTFTLQTERYFQAIKGLGGPARMVILPKESHGYVARENILHLLWEQDQFLEKYLKN; encoded by the coding sequence ATGAAATTAAAAATTATCTTATTTCTATTTTTAAATCTTGGCTTAGTCGCTTCTGCTCAAGAAAATTTAACGTATCAAAAGCCATCAAAATCAATTTTGGATTTGGCTGATTACGAAAGAGCTCCTTCTGTATCAATGGATACAAAAAAAGAATACATGTTGTTAAGTTATAGAAATACTTATAAAACCTTAGACGATTTAAATCAAGAAGAACTTCGCTTAGCTGGTTTAAGAATTAATCCAGTAACTAACATTTCAAGCACAGTTACTTATGTGAAAAATCTTAAGTTGAGAAAAATTAGCGATACTAAAGAAATTGAAATAGCTAATTTGCCAACCAATCCACAGATTAGCTATACTTCATGGTCACCAAACAACAAAAAAATCTTGTTTGCTAATACTACAAAAACAGGAGTAGAACTTTGGATTATAGATGTACCTACTGCAAAAGCAACTAAACTTACTGATGCAACATTGAATGCTAATATTGGAACTCCATTTAGCTGGTTCAACGACAACGAAACTATTTTAGTAAAAATGCTGCCTAAAAACAGACCAGCGTTATTAGACTCTAAAAAAGATTTACCAACTGGTCCAATCGTTTCTAATGCTGATGGTTCAAAATCACAAAACAGAACCTATGCTGATATGTTGAAAAACAAAAATGATGAAGCTAATTTTGAAAACATCATTACTTCAGAAATCTATAAAGTAAACATTAATGGTACTGCTACTTTATTTAAAAATGCAGCGATGTATGCTTCTGAAAGAATTTCTCCTGATGGAAATTTTGTAATGTTAACAACAATCCAAAAACCGTTTTCTTACATTGTTCCATTAAGCAGATTTCCATCAAAATCTGTAGTTTACGAAAGCAATGGTACTGAAGTAAAAACCGTAAATGAAGTTCCGCTTTATGAAATTATGCCAAAAGGTTTTATGGCTGTTCGTAAAGGAAAAAGAGAAATGTCATGGAGAAATGACAAACCTGCAACGCTTTCTTATGTAGAAGCTTTAGATGAAGGAAATCCAGCTAATAAAGTTGATTTTAGAGACGAAGTGTTTCTTTGGAATGCTCCATTTAACACTGAAGCTACTTCATTGGCAAAAACACCACAACGTTATAGCGATATTATTTGGGGGAATGACAATACAGCAATCCTTACAGATGAGTGGTATGACACACGTAACACTAAAACGTACTTAATCAATCCAGCTGATCCAGCACAAAAACCAAGATTGATTTTTGACAGAAACTCACAAGATATCTACTCTAATCCTGGTAATTTTGAATATAAGAAAAACCAATACAATAGATATGTCCTTGCTATAGAAAACGACAATGCTTTTTTACTTGGGGAAGGTTTTACTAAAGATGGTCAATTCCCTTTTATTAGCGAACTTAATCTTAAAACATTAAAAACAAAACGTCTGTACACATCTTCATTTAAAGATAAAAAAGAAGACATATTAAGTATTGAAGATTTTAAAACTGGAAAAGTTCTAGTACAAATTCAATCTAAAAACGATTATCCTAATTACTATTTCAGAAATATTAAAAAACAAAATAGTTTAACTCAAGTTACTTTTTTCAAAAACCCATTTGAAAGCATTAAAGATGTAAGTAAAGAGGTTATTAAATACAAACGAAAAGATGGTGTTCAATTATCAGGTACTTTATACTTACCTGCTGGATACGACAAAGTAAAAAAAGAAAAACTACCATTATTAATCTGGGCATATCCTGCAGAGTACAAGGATAAAAACAGTGCAGGGCAAAGTAGCCAAAACCCAAATGAGTTTACATTTCCTTATTATGGATCATTTATCTATTGGGTAACTAAAGGATATATTGTTCTTGACGATGCTTCTTTCCCTATTATTGGAGAAGGAACTACTGAGCCTAATGATAATTTCATAACACAACTTGTTGATGATGCTGAAGCAGCAATAAATGCAGTAGACGCTTTAGGATACATAAACAAAAAGAAAGTTGCTATTGGAGGACATTCTTATGGAGCGTTTATGACTGCAAATTTACTAACGCATTCTAATCTTTTTGCTTGCGGAATTGCAAGAAGTGGTGCTTACAATAGAACTTTAACTCCTTTTGGTTTCCAAACGGAACAACGTAATTATTGGGAAGTTCCAGATGTTTACAATACAATGTCACCTTTTATGCATGCTGACAAAATGAAAACTCCACTACTTTTAGTACATGGTGAAGCGGATAATAATCCTGGAACTTTTACTTTGCAAACAGAACGTTATTTCCAAGCTATAAAAGGATTAGGTGGACCAGCAAGAATGGTAATTTTACCAAAAGAATCTCATGGCTATGTAGCTAGAGAAAACATCTTACACTTGCTTTGGGAACAAGACCAATTCTTAGAAAAATACTTGAAAAACTAA
- a CDS encoding ABC transporter ATP-binding protein, with protein MLQVQDISFSYTEKPVIKNVSFTINKGENIAIIGESGCGKSTLLKLIYGLYDLNEGKIFYNEKPILGPKYNLVPGMPYMKYLAQDFDLSPFETVAENVGKFLSNGFANMKKLRVQELLEMVEMEQFSNVKANLLSGGQKQRVALVRVLALEPEVILLDEPFSQIDAFRKNALRRNLFRYLKQKGITCIIATHDSTDALSFADEAIVMRNGEVIIKDNPTKIYEDPETRYVASLFGEVNEVPTHLLVPYEDEMHKTLVYPHQFKMVAESDLPVKIRRTYFRGNHYLIETVYKRQLIFFESEIDLPLEQEIFLGLNYL; from the coding sequence ATGCTTCAAGTTCAAGATATTTCTTTTTCGTATACCGAAAAACCTGTTATAAAAAACGTTTCTTTTACCATAAATAAAGGTGAAAACATTGCTATTATTGGCGAAAGTGGTTGCGGAAAAAGTACACTTCTTAAATTAATATACGGATTATATGATTTAAATGAAGGGAAGATTTTTTATAATGAAAAGCCAATTTTAGGTCCTAAATATAATCTGGTTCCCGGAATGCCTTATATGAAATATTTGGCTCAGGATTTTGATTTGTCTCCTTTTGAAACTGTTGCTGAAAATGTTGGGAAGTTTCTTTCGAATGGTTTTGCCAATATGAAAAAACTACGCGTTCAGGAATTATTAGAAATGGTCGAAATGGAGCAATTCTCTAATGTGAAAGCGAATCTCTTAAGTGGGGGACAAAAACAAAGAGTGGCTTTAGTACGAGTTTTGGCTTTAGAGCCTGAAGTAATTTTATTAGATGAGCCTTTCAGTCAAATTGACGCTTTTCGAAAAAATGCTTTACGCCGAAATTTGTTCCGATACTTAAAGCAAAAAGGGATTACTTGCATTATAGCAACGCACGATAGTACAGATGCTTTGTCATTTGCAGATGAGGCGATTGTTATGCGAAATGGAGAAGTTATCATTAAAGATAATCCAACAAAAATATATGAAGATCCTGAAACTCGTTATGTAGCATCACTTTTTGGGGAGGTTAATGAAGTTCCTACCCATTTGTTGGTTCCTTATGAGGATGAAATGCATAAAACACTAGTCTATCCACATCAATTTAAAATGGTTGCAGAATCAGACTTGCCGGTTAAAATAAGAAGAACTTATTTTAGAGGGAATCATTATTTAATTGAAACAGTTTATAAAAGACAATTGATCTTTTTTGAAAGTGAAATAGACTTGCCTCTTGAGCAGGAAATATTTTTAGGCCTGAATTATTTATAA
- a CDS encoding OmpA family protein → MRKIVVLSISSLLVLSSLFVSCDSVKNANNTQKGAGIGVAAGALIGGILGNNLGKGGNAALGAAIGAAVGGGTGALIGNKMDKQAREIDQALPGADVERVGEGIHLVLNENAVRFDTNKSTLTTQAKANLDKLVPVFNEYADTNIEIFGYTDNTGRAEYNLTLSGQRAASVKAYLISKGLNANRFKTSGMGIVDPIATNDTPEGRTQNRRVEFAITANDKMVNDAKAGK, encoded by the coding sequence ATGAGAAAAATAGTAGTTTTAAGTATAAGCAGTTTATTGGTATTGAGCAGTCTTTTTGTAAGCTGTGATTCAGTGAAAAACGCCAATAATACTCAAAAAGGTGCAGGAATAGGTGTTGCTGCAGGTGCCCTTATAGGTGGTATTCTAGGAAATAATTTAGGAAAAGGTGGTAATGCTGCTTTAGGAGCTGCTATTGGAGCTGCTGTAGGTGGTGGAACTGGGGCTCTTATTGGAAACAAAATGGATAAGCAAGCTAGAGAAATTGATCAAGCTTTACCAGGTGCTGATGTAGAGCGTGTTGGAGAAGGAATTCACTTAGTTTTGAATGAAAACGCTGTGCGTTTTGATACTAACAAATCTACTTTAACTACGCAAGCAAAAGCTAATTTAGATAAATTGGTTCCAGTATTTAATGAGTATGCTGATACTAATATCGAAATTTTTGGATACACTGATAATACAGGTAGAGCTGAATACAACTTGACACTTTCAGGACAGAGAGCTGCATCTGTAAAAGCATATTTAATTTCAAAAGGATTAAATGCAAACAGATTCAAAACTTCAGGTATGGGAATTGTTGATCCAATTGCAACAAATGACACTCCAGAAGGAAGAACTCAAAACCGTCGTGTAGAGTTTGCTATTACTGCAAATGATAAAATGGTAAATGACGCAAAAGCTGGTAAATAA
- a CDS encoding lipocalin family protein, whose translation MRKIILICILAVTVFACKSASTPVASNGAEPLSTKLDRPSQVAIKGNWVITNVTYPGSDYIKVNSFQIADSKCFVGSTWNFISNNNKGSMALTNASCPEFSSPIVWSVNKQGLFVLKIVEAGVKSKTVTQGYLLKVANQTETSFQLIDNINVGGQSKEVTYQFQRSN comes from the coding sequence ATGAGAAAAATTATTTTAATATGCATATTAGCCGTAACGGTTTTTGCATGTAAATCAGCTTCAACACCAGTGGCATCTAATGGAGCTGAGCCACTTTCGACAAAACTTGATAGACCTTCTCAAGTTGCAATTAAAGGTAACTGGGTTATTACAAATGTTACTTATCCAGGGTCAGATTATATTAAAGTGAATTCTTTTCAAATTGCAGATTCTAAGTGTTTTGTAGGAAGTACTTGGAATTTTATCTCAAATAATAATAAAGGTAGTATGGCATTAACTAATGCAAGCTGTCCAGAATTTAGCTCTCCAATTGTTTGGAGTGTTAATAAACAAGGGCTTTTTGTTCTTAAAATTGTTGAAGCTGGAGTAAAATCAAAAACAGTTACTCAAGGATATTTATTAAAAGTAGCTAACCAAACAGAAACTTCATTTCAGTTAATTGACAATATCAATGTAGGTGGTCAATCAAAAGAAGTTACATACCAATTTCAAAGAAGTAATTAA